CGACATCTGTTCCGATATCAAACCGGTAATCCGCCGGGAAACCGTGTATCCTTGTTATCTTCACGTATTTTTCAAGGCCTTCTTTTGCTGACTTTTTCAAGGCTTCCATCTCAGCAATCCCCTTAAATGAACCGGAATCAACCTCTGCTACAGAGATATAGATGTAATTCTTATATACATTGGGAAAATTTTTAACGACAGACAGCAACGTGTGCAGCCCAAAACCGCTAAAACCGCCAACAAGGAGTATCGCAGTCATGTCTTTCGGACGAACCGGATTGTTGTTATATTCCTCAGAGGGAGGTATATCGGAGAGGGTTTTTTCAAGATGGCGGATGCTTTGCCTTACTTTAGTGTAGTGCCTCTTTATTAAATAGCACAAGCCGATAATGACTGATGTTATCGCAAGCGTCACCCACCCTCCTTCACCGAATTTTTCATAAACGGTGACCGAAAGGATCGTGAGACAGAGCATCAGGCCTATGATGTGAATAACAATGTGCTGTTTCCATTTCTTATCCCTGTTTCTGTTTTTCACAAAAAACCGTGCCATACCGAACTGGGACAGGGAGAATGTAACAAAGACATTGATGGAGTACATGACGACGAGTGCAGTGATTGACCCATGGGTATAAAGAAGCAGGATTAAGGCGGCAATACCCATCAGGAGAACCCCATCCTGCATGGTCAGGCGCTCGGAGAGTGATGCAAAACGCCGTGGGAGCCAGGAGTCTATGGCCATATTGGACATAACCCTCGGTCCATCGATAAATCCTGTCTGGGCGGCAACAGCAAGAAGGGCGCCTTCTGAAAGGATGGTAACCAGGGCTACCCAGCTCCCAAAGGGCCAGTTTTTAAAAATCTCTTCAGAAAGGATTGCGTTGAGCGTTCTTCCTTCCTCGGGTCTTATCCTGAAAAGCAGGTAACAGACCAGAAGACCGCCGGCCGTTATAGCAAGGGATGTTGCCAGGTATATCATGGTTCTTTTCCCGGTTTTGACCCTTGGTTCCCGCATGATCTGCATACCATTTGAAACAGCCTCAATACCGGTGTATGTTCCGGCACCCATGGAAAATGCCCTCAGGAAAATGGCGAGAAGTCCGATCCCTCCAAGACTGGCAAGACCTGCCTGAAAATTATTCCTGATCTCCCCAACGAGAGGTTTTACCTGATTGATGTGGGTTGTAAAACCGTATCCGATAAGCAGGACGTGGGTGATAACAAAAAGTATAAAAATAGGTGCGAGTATTATCACGGATTCTTTGACTCCCCGGAGATTTAATATGACAAGAAGTATAATGAGAAATCCCACGAAAAATAACTTGTAATGATGGAAGGACAATGGCAGGAAACTGAATACGGCATCACCGCATGAGACAAGAGAGACCGTGATCGTTAACATATAATCCACGAGGAGCGCACAGCCGGAGATCACCCCCGCATTCTTGCTGATAGTATGAGTCGCTACAATGTAACCCCCTCCTCCATGAGGGAAATGTTCAATAATCCTGGTATAAGAATAGGATATGATAATAACCGTGATTGCCGATGCGATGGCGATAAAGATAGCGAGGTATGTATGGGGCCCCAATGTCCGGAATGCCTCTTCGGGACCGTATGAGGACGATGAAAGACCGTCGCCCCCAAGGCCTATCCATGCGAGTA
This portion of the Syntrophorhabdaceae bacterium genome encodes:
- a CDS encoding APC family permease, which encodes MEQDPSEQQRSLFEKIKRTIIGTPHNINEPSIFHRLSLIPILAWIGLGGDGLSSSSYGPEEAFRTLGPHTYLAIFIAIASAITVIIISYSYTRIIEHFPHGGGGYIVATHTISKNAGVISGCALLVDYMLTITVSLVSCGDAVFSFLPLSFHHYKLFFVGFLIILLVILNLRGVKESVIILAPIFILFVITHVLLIGYGFTTHINQVKPLVGEIRNNFQAGLASLGGIGLLAIFLRAFSMGAGTYTGIEAVSNGMQIMREPRVKTGKRTMIYLATSLAITAGGLLVCYLLFRIRPEEGRTLNAILSEEIFKNWPFGSWVALVTILSEGALLAVAAQTGFIDGPRVMSNMAIDSWLPRRFASLSERLTMQDGVLLMGIAALILLLYTHGSITALVVMYSINVFVTFSLSQFGMARFFVKNRNRDKKWKQHIVIHIIGLMLCLTILSVTVYEKFGEGGWVTLAITSVIIGLCYLIKRHYTKVRQSIRHLEKTLSDIPPSEEYNNNPVRPKDMTAILLVGGFSGFGLHTLLSVVKNFPNVYKNYIYISVAEVDSGSFKGIAEMEALKKSAKEGLEKYVKITRIHGFPADYRFDIGTDVVDSVTELVEKTVKEFPHSTVFTGKLVFKHENPFQRILHNETAFAIQRRLQWDGIATMILPIRVDV